In the genome of Thermovirga sp., the window TCGAAACCCACCTCGTTTCCTTCAATATTCTCGATTATGGGGTTATTATAAGCTAAAGACAACCTGAATTCGCCCGTGTCCGTTTCTTCAAAATGTGCTATGCTCAGAAAACTTGAGAGCCCGGGGGAGGTGTGTTTCATGGGCGCCAATGATTACAGAAGAAGCAACGAGGGGGAAGGTTTTGATCCGTACGAAGAATGGACTGTCGGGGATGTACTCAGGGCAATGACCGGCGGTGATATTCCCTCCTATATCGAGAGACTCGCTTCGCAAATCCAGGAATGGATGGTTTCGGCTCTTTCCGGTGAGGGCGAACTCTCCGCCGAGGATTACCTCTTCGGTTTCGGAGACAGGAAGCAGGGAGACCCTGAAGCACTGATCTCCCAGCTCGAGTGGGTTGACGAATTCGCCGACATCCTGCCCGCTTCAAGCGAACCCGCCGGGCACGAGGAAGCCGTAGCTCTTTGCTTCGGCCCGGTTGATTTCGACGAGGGTATGCGGATGGCCATCGACTATGCCGCCCTCTTTGGCAGGGACCACTGCCGACGGGTCTGGATGCTCAGCGACAGTTGGGTCATAGGAGAAGTGGTCCGCTATGTGCAGCACTTCAGGGCCCTGGCCTCCCACGGAGTGGAGCTGAGGTTCATCATGGTTACCCCCTGGGGTTGGACCGAAATACCCATTGCCCTGGAGACGGGTGACAACGACAGGCTCCATTGGGAAGCGAGAACGACGAGGCAGGATCACAACAACTCCCTGAAGCCCAAAAAGCGGGACGACCCGAACCAAAAGTAGCAGGCCGGTTGACTTCGAATAAAAAAGGGCAGGCCAAAAGGCCTGCCCTTTTTTAACACTTTAACCGCCGCTGATCATATGGATAACCTGGACATTGGATCCGTCGGAGATCAAGGCTGTGTCGAATCGATCCCTCGGAATGGGAGTGCCGTCAATCCAGACCGCGAGAAGGGGAAAGACGTATCTCTTCTCGTCGATCACATTCCTGACGGTCATTCCCTC includes:
- the thiS gene encoding sulfur carrier protein ThiS; translation: MIVVNGEPMEWKEGMTVRNVIDEKRYVFPLLAVWIDGTPIPRDRFDTALISDGSNVQVIHMISGG